GGATATAAGAGGCAGAAATGAGAGAGTGTCCTTGTCCCTTAGAATTCTGTCTAGTGAGGCTACTTCGAGGTTGACGGCTACAAGGACCATCCCCTCTTCTAAGGGGAGAGCAGGATACTGCTGTCTGACGTATTGAAGGGCATCGTTGACCCTAGTCTTTTCCGTTATAGGCATATCTATGCTGTCTGTATTGGTTACAACGCGCTGCATTCCGAGGAATTTAATTGATACTACCATCTTTCTTGCTCAAATGCCTAGTTGGTTGAATAGCTGCCTTGCCTGCTCGTCCATGAGACCGAATTTTTCCACTGTTTCACGCTTTGGTATCCCTTCGGAGGTAAAACCTTTCTTTTCGTAGACTATATCGCAGAGATACTGATAGGCTTCAATCCTT
The sequence above is a segment of the Chloroflexota bacterium genome. Coding sequences within it:
- a CDS encoding MoaD/ThiS family protein gives rise to the protein MVVSIKFLGMQRVVTNTDSIDMPITEKTRVNDALQYVRQQYPALPLEEGMVLVAVNLEVASLDRILRDKDTLSFLPLISGG